gatttggagggaatttttttgtgTGGTGGCAAGTGGGCTACCCATTTGAACATACAAAGAAAAATGCTTCTCTAATATGTATGGTTTATTACTCATGGAACTTTTCTTCAATGACTTACAAGCTAAGCCAAATGCCTTTTGGTTCCTAAGAATAATGATAGGCAATCTTTCAAAAGcatggaataaataaataaataacattattttataattaatttttttatggatTGAGCCGAACTTTAATGGGCATAGTTGttattttaataactaaaatatGTGGGTTTGAATATATTTAACTAcgtctttttctttcaatttaagggTAGAAGAAATTGTAAGTAAAATAGactcttaaaaaattaatttgttttatagGTTGGGTCATCGTTTTATCAGTTCAAATTAAATTCGAATGAGCCTTTTGGATTTAATGTTGTCTAATATGATCTTATGGTATTTTGGATCAAGTACCCACAAAAAATGGGCTTTGGGCTATTTTGGGTAAATGGGTTTGTGTtgtattttgtatttttaaattgtttgaaaattatttagatttaaaaaaaattagaaaaacaaGAATATGAATCAATTATATTTAAGAAACTAAATTATGGCATgttcaaattataaaaaattaatataaaaattaaatatatcttTAATTGAGTTGATAAAATCGAGAGAGTAGAGTTTACGATGTTTTGAGTTTGAATTTCATATCATGCATAtatttttctagattttatataaaaaatataaaaagaaaaaattctctcaaaataatatttacttatttgtaaaaatatttttttagtaaaattatAATTGAGCTGAACCTAATTAAGAGGATTTCAAGATTAAATTCGAATTTGATATTACTTGATATAAGTTTTTGTGAATATATAACGATGACTTTATAATGCGAATttagtttaaatatatatatttttatgaattataaTAGAGCAAAATCCTAATAACAATGTGGTTAGTACGATTTAAATACAAATTACACATAAACAATAATCAACActataaattctaaatatataccCTTTTTATTTACGCATATTTTATAGTTGAATAACTATTTACAAATGTTGCCACATTCTTTGTAACAATAGACTCATTAACATTAATTTATAGAAGAAAATCTGGTTATTTATTtagtactaaattgtaaatattaaataatttattaacaatgATTATGTTGGTCTTACAAAATAACTTTTGGTCCAcccaaaatttataatatattttaaaataattgcaTCATATGTTATAAcccttaaaataaatattgaaaaataaaaaaacaattgtTCATATTTATTCCATTGAAACAAAAGTTTTTGCTTTCTTTCAGCataattgtatttaaaattttcaatgcatgcaataaatttaaattttatagatTTCCTCATAAATATCAACAAAAACCAATAATTGACACATTTCTAAAGTTGTTTAACTATATTTGTTGAAAAACAAAATaagatttataaaatataaaagagacaAGTTTGATACATAATACAATTACGCAACAACGGGAAGTAGATTGGAAGTTATGCCCTAAACAGGCCAAGGCATTCACACATTTGTTTCATTCTCGAAATACATGTAGCAACGGCTTAATAATCAAAGATTACCGAAGCGTCCTGTACTCATCAACCAAAGATAAGAGGATCACATTAGCAGAGTTATTATTAGACATAAGGCAAATAATAGTGGTAGCATCAACTTCAATCTCTAAGTCATTAACATTTAATGAAGTCGCTAAGTATAGCCTATCTCTTAAGGCCTATAACTCAACTTGAACACTACTTGCACAAGGGATATTCCTATACCTAATTTGCTGGTCATCTCGGATGAGAGCACCTGTTTTCACCTTTTCTGGGTTTTCAAGAACTGAATCATCCATATTGAATTTAAATAAGTTCCTACCAAAAGGTTTCTAAGAAATAGGGATAAATGGGGGAAAATGAATGCGTTTTAGCACATTTGAAGAAGTAACGAATTTTTCAATTGTAGAAATAACTTTATTAACAAAACTTTCGATAGGGCGATGGATtccaaaaatgaaaagaaagagaaaacttaggaaaagaaagagaaatgaATTTTAGTATATCTATTATTGTGCCCATAAAAAtgatttaacccaaaataaaaagactaaatgtTAAATTATACCATAATAAAGGGACTCAAACTAAAATTATTCCAATACATATATACACAAGTGGAGAGGAGAGCACCGCCATTTGAACGACAAAGGGGACACACATGTCATTATCGCATTTCATCTAACACATTTACGTCATTCTCCTATTCCCCATATACTCTAATTCCACCATTCTCTTCCACAGTACACTCCACTCCCTGCAACCTCCACAAGCTCAATAATTCTtcatctcttcttctttttttccaaaaatcCTTATAGTTTTTGTAAAGTTTAATTCATAGAAAATAGTAAGTAAAAAAGGAGAGGAAACAAATGGGTTCTCGGGCTGTGTCACACCAGCTAAGCAGTGGCTTGTTGGTATCTGGGAGACCGGAGCAGCTCAAAGAAAAGCAGCCGACAATGTCGTCAAGGGCAGTGCCGTACACCGGTGGTGACGTTAAAAAGTCTGGGGATTTGGGAAAAATGTTTGATATCGCAGTGGTTGATCGTTCATCAACCAGTGGTGGTCTTTCCAATTCGAACCCCAATTCTAAGCAACAGTCATTGTTTTCACAACCTTCACGTTCTTCGTCTTCGTCTCAGCCTAACAGTGGATCCATCCGATCTGGGTCGAATTCAGGCCCGATCAGGAAATCTTCTGGGCCATTGCCGCTTCAGCCCACTGGACTCATCACTTCGGGTCCCAGGAGGTCGGGGCAGCTCGGCCAGGCTGAGCAAACAAGTGTTGTGTCGGGGAAATCGGTGTACGGACCGGCGATGACGAATCTCCGGGAAGGGGTGAAGTATGGGTTTGGGGTGTCTAAAGCTATGGTTTGGGTAGTGATGGTGGTGGTAGCTATGGGGTTGTTGGTTGGAGCGTTTCTTATGGTGGCTATTAAAAAGGTGTTGGTCCTTGGAGCTGTCGGTGCGGTGGTGGTGCCAATGGGGCTGGGATTAGCTTGGAATTGCATTTGGGGAAGGAAAGGCTTGTTGGGTTTCATTAGGAAATACCCAGATGCTGAGCTTAGAGGAGCTGTTGATGGCCAATATGTGAAGGTTACTGGGGTAAATTTTTTACTACCttatatttaagtttatttttgcaTGTCTATTTGCTTTAGGGCGAAGAGTATTTTTTTCGGGCTTATGGTTGTTTATCCCTAAGATATTATCTGCAAGTTTGAACTCGAGTTCACTCCGTGAGAGCATAATATAACTTACCATTACACCCAATTGTTGTATAGTTCACGAAGAGTAATGTTTTTGGGGTTATGATCTGTTCTCTCGATGATGTCCTTGTAGTCTGACTTACTATTACACTCAATTGCTATATGTCCGTTTTATGGTCCACGAAGAGTAATTTTTTCAAGGTTATGATTGTTTCTCTCTACAATATTATATACAAGTTTGAACTTGAGTTCACTCCTCGAAAGTATTACGTGAGTTACCATTACATCCAATTGCTCTATGTCTATTACAGTCCACGAAGAATAATCTTTTTCGAGGGTTATGATTGTTTCTCTCAACTATATTATCTGCAAGGTTTAAATAAGATTTCCCTCGTCGAGAGTGTAATGTGACATACTATTACACCCAATTACTCTATATTTATTTTACGGTCCACGAAGAGAAATCTTTTCGAAGGTTATAGATGTTTTTCCCAACAATATTATATGCAATGTTTGAACCAGAGTTCATTTTTCGAGAATGCAACGTAACTTGCCGTTACTCTCAACAATGTTTTTATAGTTTAAAGAAGTCACTGGATGGTGTTGAATACATATTCTTTGCTAGAAATAATTTGAATCTTTTATGGTTTAATATATGATTTGTGATTATAGTACTTGTTGTCAATGCATCATACCTTGTGA
The Gossypium arboreum isolate Shixiya-1 chromosome 10, ASM2569848v2, whole genome shotgun sequence genome window above contains:
- the LOC108457984 gene encoding uncharacterized membrane protein At1g16860-like isoform X2; this encodes MGSRAVSHQLSSGLLVSGRPEQLKEKQPTMSSRAVPYTGGDVKKSGDLGKMFDIAVVDRSSTSGGLSNSNPNSKQQSLFSQPSRSSSSSQPNSGSIRSGSNSGPIRKSSGPLPLQPTGLITSGPRRSGQLGQAEQTSVVSGKSVYGPAMTNLREGVKYGFGVSKAMVWVVMVVVAMGLLVGAFLMVAIKKVLVLGAVGAVVVPMGLGLAWNCIWGRKGLLGFIRKYPDAELRGAVDGQYVKVTGIVTCGSIPLESSYQKVARCVYVSTELYEYKGWGGKSSNPKHRCFSWGCSYSENYVADFYISDFQSGLRALVKAGYGAKVAPFVEPATVVDITKENKDLSTSFLSWLAERKLSSDDRIMHLKEGPDCDDML
- the LOC108457984 gene encoding uncharacterized membrane protein At1g16860-like isoform X1 → MGSRAVSHQLSSGLLVSGRPEQLKEKQPTMSSRAVPYTGGDVKKSGDLGKMFDIAVVDRSSTSGGLSNSNPNSKQQSLFSQPSRSSSSSQPNSGSIRSGSNSGPIRKSSGPLPLQPTGLITSGPRRSGQLGQAEQTSVVSGKSVYGPAMTNLREGVKYGFGVSKAMVWVVMVVVAMGLLVGAFLMVAIKKVLVLGAVGAVVVPMGLGLAWNCIWGRKGLLGFIRKYPDAELRGAVDGQYVKVTGIVTCGSIPLESSYQKVARCVYVSTELYEYKGWGGKSSNPKHRCFSWGCSYSENYVADFYISDFQSGLRALVKAGYGAKVAPFVEPATVVDITKENKDLSTSFLSWLAERKLSSDDRIMHLKEGYIKEGSTVSVLGVVQRHDNVLMIVPPSEPISTRCQWIRCLLPMYVEGLILTCDDNQNADVVPV